The window GTTTTCGCGTGACGCGAAAATGCGAGTTCCTCGCAATGATGACACGGCAAGCGAGACGCCGAAATCGGAATCAACTGCGGACGCCGACGCACCATTCGCAGCGTGGAAAAGCGATGACGTGTGGCCGCACCCAGTTAGCGGTCTGGGTGCCTGGACGAACGAGAGTGATCTGCTGACCTGGGGCCAGAACCAACTCCGTCAAGAAATTGGCGTGACGATTCCCAAATCCTCCTTGGTGTTTCGTAGCTTGCTGATTTATTTAGTGATTTTGATCCCCCTGAATTACACCGTCTTTCGATTGCTCGGTCAGCTCGAATGGGCGTGGCTGGCAGTCGTGCCGTTGTCAATCGCCGGCGCGTTTTGGGTGGCCCACGCCGCCCAACTCGATGTTGGATTCGCACGGAGTCGCAATGAAGTGGCCATGCTCGAATTGCCCGTGAATTACTCTCGGGGTCACCTCACGCGAGTGGTTGGACTCTACAACTCGCTGGCGAGCCGTTACCGCATCGATTTCAACAGCCCTGATGCTGCGATCGAAGTCATTCGGAGGCGAGGCCAGGACGAACAGGACGCGAGTTTGTTTGGCACGGTCGATGCTGATTTCGAACTCGGCTTCGAAGCCGGGCCCTCCATGAATAACATCGGCGTGGGTAGCAACTCGTATGGCGTTGTGCATGCGGAGCAAATCATCGACGTCGCCGGCCCTGTACACCTGCAAACCACTGCGCAGGACGCCCCCCGCCGCTCCATCGACGGAGCATCCATCGTGAATGATTCCTCGCTAGAGCTACTCGATGCTTTCGTGATCGAACGTGACGCAGCGGGGGAGGCGAGGATGGCGACTTTGGGCACGATCGGCAGCGGTGCCCGAAAATCGATTCGCATGCAAGCGGTCGGGAGGGTGGTGGTGCCAAGGGACCTCCCCATGGGCATGACTGACGCGATGAACCAACTACTCGCTCACGACGCAATCCCTCCGGGATCGGCGCGACTGGTGGCACGCCTCGACCAAGCGATCGGCGGAATGAAGATCTCTCCTGATTGCAAACAGGTGCGAGCGCAAACACTCGTGCTCGCCCATCTCGCTCACCCTCAGCGTGCTCCTGCAATGAGCGACGAAAATCTAGTCGGCGATGCACTGCCGTAGCTGCTCGGAGCAATCCCACGGATTCTGCCCTCCCCAGGCAGTTGTGATGGAAATAGTTGCTGGCCCTGCGATACCTTCGTTCGCGGTAGGGGTTTGTTCTTTAGCAGCACAAACAACTCACTCCGCGTTGGGAGATGGAATAAATGCATCATACGGCACATCAAGACGCTTCAATTGCTAAACCACAGTCGTCGCCGCCCCGGCAACGCGACACGCTGTCGGATACAGGGGTCATGCGCATCCTTGGCGAGTATCCTCCCCCGCATGAAAAGGCGGCACATGAAGAACTGCCGGCGATGCGGCAATGTCCACTCTGCTCACGCAATGTTCCCGAGGCCTCAACCGTCTGCAAACATTGCCAATGTTACGTTGGTCCGTCACCCGACTACCTGACTTCGCTGAACGGGTCAACGCACAAGCAGCGGCCCCAGCCATGATGTTGAATTCGCATTCTCAGGAGCGTAGCTACCCGCTTGTCGCGGTAGCTTGGAGGTCCTGTTGCATGGCTCGAGCAACGCTGTCGACGAAGCGTCGTTGGTAGTAGCGAATCACGGGCGTTCCAATTCCGGCCGCAATGCTGCTCGCACGTGAGAACGAGCGAATTGAAAATCGAACCTTTTCAGTGTTCGGATCGAATGCCACGGTGAACCGTTCCTCGCCAATCATGATGTGCCGCCCCAGCGTGCCCACAGCGAATGAGAAACAGTGACCACCGTCCGTCTTGGTGGGGGACCTCACATCCACGACGCGGCAGCAATTGAGCGTCCACACTCGCATCACACGCGCGACGATGGCGGTGTCTTGGCCAACGAACAGTGGCCCGTCGCGAAACAGCGAAACCCATGGAAGTTGCAGACAGCGACCTTGCTGCAAATTTTCACACGCAGCGGCAAAGCACGCCTCTCCACGCCCCAGATCGACAGCGTGTTCGTTGTGAAAATAATTCGCCGGCATCGCACCCCAGGTTTCACCGACCTCTTGATACGACAGCGCGTCATTACTCTGATTGCGTGTGCATCTCAGCAGCTCAAGTTCGGTGGGTCGTCGCAGTGTGATCATGCCTTCGCATGTCCCGCAGCTTCTCCGGCGAGAGCCCTGGCAATGGCGGCATCAACCGACATTGCATCGATCTGAAAACGCTCGGCGGAAGAATCCGTTACGATCGTCGGATTGGCCAGTCCCGTCACCATGTCCGAACCGATGCGAGCAGTTTCGGGGGTCACCAGCGACAGCCACAATCCAGATAGCCAGGGAGTTAAAAACGGAACCGGAATGAAGACGCGTCGCAGGCCATTTTGTTGGGAATACTCAGCCAATATCTCACGGTAGGTTGTCGTGTCGGGGGTGCCGATTTCGACAATCTCCGATGCGGACAGTTCAATATCCGCTGCGGCCATCAGGTAGCGCACCAAGTCGGCAGTACCGATAGGTTGGGTCTGCGTGGAGAGCCATTGAGGACAGATCATTACTGGCAGACGGTGACAAAGATTCTTAACCATTTCGAAAGAGAGACTTCCCGCCCCAATCACCATCGCCGCGCGAAACTCAATCGTAGGAACGCGACCCTGCCGCAGAATTCGTCCGACCTCTTGGCGACTGCGCAAATGCTCCGACAGCCCATCAGCCTCCCGACCGAGGCCCCCAAGATAAATTAGCCGATCGAGTCCGGCCTCAGCGGCTGCATCACGAAAATGACCGGCCGCCCTGCGATCTCGCTGAGCAAAATCACCGTCACCCGACATCGAGTGCACCAGATAGTACGCTAGATCGCACCCCTCCATGGCCCGTCTCAACGAATCAGGCTGCAGCACGTCAGCTTCGATCACCGAAATCCGTTCGTCCTCCCTAAATTCGCTCTTCGTGCGATCGCGCGTCATGCAACGAACATAGAAACCGGCCTCGAGGAGCCGCGGCAATAACGCACCGCCCACGTGTCCAGTCGCGCCAGTCAGCAGAACATGACGTCGCTCGTCAAACATAATTGAGTCCATCGTGTACTAACCGCATAGTGTTCCCATACATAACTCGCGCACGTCCTGCAAAGCCGGCTTAATCCCTCGGACTACGCGACGAATCGCCCTGACTACTGATCACCGCAGCAACGGCTTCTTTAGGAATAATTTAAATGATGCCTCGCTCAATACCTTCATCGCTACATAGGAAATCGGGAAATCATGGCTCATCCAGCGAAAGCGTACTCTGTTTGATGGAGCGAGTAGAGCGTGAGCTCAAAATACTCACGGTCGCGGATACCGTAGGATTGCCTTTGGACAGTCTTGATTTTGTTGCTGGTGCCCTCCATCGGTCCGGATGATATCCGGTGCGCAAAATAGTTCATCAGTCCCTCTTCATGCCGCATCAACGTCTTGGCCATTGTTTTGCGGAGGGGCCAGTCCGGTCGCTATCGCTCGCTCACACCAAGACCGCAGGAACAACTGGGCCGGCCAGCGAAACGTATACCTCCAAAACATTCGCAGCTCCTCCTTGAGATAATACGCCGTGGCTAGCGGCTCATTGAGTTCCAAGGCCGCGGCCAGGTGTGCTTCCTCGTTGCGATCTGCACGTAGGTTCTCGGGATTCTTCAGCAGCAGCCATCGACTCCCCTTGAGCACCGACTTTTCAGCGGCGGTCGCTTTCTGGAAGAGTTGCCGACGGAACGTCGTCAACTTTTCGTTCATTAATTTCACGACATGGAAGCGGTCAAACACGATATCGGCGTTAGGAAGGTTCCCACGCACCGCAAGGATGTAGGCGCTGGACATGTCCATCGCAACCGCTTCGATGCGATGCCGCCGACGGCCCAGTCGTTTCCAAAAAGGTACCAGCGAATCGGCCGATTTGCCTTCTCCCACGAAGATAATCGCACCGCTGTCCAGGTCCATCACCAGCGTCACGTAGCGGTGACCTTTGCCAATGCAGATCTCATCGATGGCGATTCGCCGTACGTCTTTCAGGGAAGGATTGGCAAATCGCCGCTGGAGGTCCGTCTTTTTGATTTCTTTGATCACATCCCAGGTAACGCCAAGCAGATCAGCAACGTCCTTTCTCGTCATGCTTCGAGTTAACTGCAAAGCGTATTTCCCCCAGCCCTTGGTGTAGCTTCGGCGGGCGGCGGCAAATTCAATTTGGATTTGGCGAACGGCCCCGCAATCATTGCACTGCACGCGAGGCGAGGAGGCGACGACTACGGTCCGTTTTAGGCCGATCGGAGAAGCTCGAAATTCTCGTTGCCTGAGCTCTCGACGGATCACGTTCCGGCTATCGCACGATGGACAGTAAATCGCCTTTTCGCTTGGCTGGACATAAAATCGTGTGACGCCTTTGGAGAACTCAATCCGCGTCTGCTGGAAGCCACGGATGCCAAAGGACTGATACAACAAGGTGGTGGACATGTGCATTTTTCAAAGAAGACGTGAGAAATCTCCTCGAAAGATCGCATGTCCACGCTTTTTCTTCCATACACCACATTCTCGATCGCCCCCAGCCTCGCGCACCCGTCAGTTGGATGAGCCTACTTTCTCGACATCCTTGTCACGTTGGGAGTTCGCTGCCATCCCTTCAAAATGCACTGTTCGTGGCTATTCCTTCGCCCAGTTGAACTTTTGCTTAAGGCCATTTAGATGTTGATAGCCGATGATTTTTTCATGCTGCAATCGTCCCACCAGAATCCCCGGAGCAATCCTAAGTTCTTCCGCCAACGCCAGCACGGCACTAATGGACTTGGTTGTTTTTAGAGCAGCGTCGAACTCACGCGGAATGAGAAGCTCGCGAGCGAATTTATTGGCGGCAGCCTCTCGCGGGTCATCTGAGTACCTCACATCAATGTAAGTTTGCTTCTTACTGTCACTAAGAATATGCCCGGCTTCGTGAAACAACGTGAACCAGAAAATGTCATTCATTTTGCCTCGAAGATTGACCGCAATCATCGCTTTGTGCGGGGATAGCCATCGTGCCGCTCCGTTGATTTTCCCACCCTTGATTTCCGGCACCAAGCACAAGGCAACACCTGATGCTGCGAATGCTTCCTTCATCTTGGGAATAAAAACGCCTGGTGCTTCCATTGTCAGCTCACGAATCTCGGAAACAGCCGCTGCAAATGCTCGTCTATTGAAGTGTTGGGCTTCGATCGATTCGGACTCTTTTTCGGCGATCCTAAGCCAAGTTGCCAGCCGGCAGTCCAGACACGACGCATCTTGTGACTTCCGAAAAGAAAACTGACCTTCGCACCAACCGTCCCTCCATGCTCCAACAGTTGCCACCCGAAAGAAGCTCAGCGTTTGTTCGAGAAGAGAGATCTTGTCCTGCGTAGCTTCGAGGTACCCGCGTTTGACTAGTTCGTTGGTGGGAACCAGCTTCAGCCACTCAATATCTTTCGCAAGCTCTTCGCGAGCTTGAAGGCGAGCCAACTGCTCTTGATACTCCGCTTCCAAGTTGTTCCAGATTCTGGCGGGAACGTTGGTTACACGTTCCAGCAGCATTGCCGTTTGCTGCGTTAACGGGGCCTTGCCCTTGATGATTTGATTGAGGGTCTTGGTCGCCAGGCCTGTTCGCTCGGCGAGTTCTCGTTGGTCAATCCCCAGTTCGTCGATCGTTTCCCGGAGCGTTGCTCCAGGTGGGACGGCAAAGTCCGGTTCGTAGCGGTATCGTTTTGCGTTGGTTGCCATCGGTGCTGCCGTTTTTTATGCGTTGTGTATATTTAGGGTCGTTTCGCTCCATCGCGGCTCAGTGGTAATCCTTGATTGCCTGAATCACTACCGCCGTGACCTCCTCCAGAATCAGCCCTCCGTCTTTCTTGCGGGGAAGTGGGTCGTGATCCGGTGAGAAAATCAGGCGATATGGATGTGCGAGATCCACGGCAAACTTCCCTTTCAGGTTTCCGGTTAGGGCGTGACAACGTGCTCCTGGGACGAGGAGCAAGTCAGCAAGCGTCTCGGCAGCTTGCATTTGCCCTAGTCGCATCTGCAACTTCAGAGCCATGGGCTTGCCGAACTTCGCCTGTGACTCCGTCGCGGACGAGCAAATTTTGCAAAGTTTCTTGTTGGTAAATTCGATCTGCAACGGAGATGTCCTTGAGAAATAGTTTACCGAACTGGTAAACAAAAAGCAATAACACAAAGCATAGCGAAAGTGTAGCCAAGTGGCAAAACGGGGCATCGGGGTTGACTTTTCGGTTAAATCAGCCGGCAATCAAGACGGTCACTCGGTAAGGTGCAGCAAATGGCCTGGTGCTGATCTGTTCAATCTTTGGAGGCGACTTAGGCGTGCGAACGTGAACACTTTGGGCGGGGTTCTGTCAGCCTCCGCAGTCTCAATCGCGACGGTATGCGACAGCCTCGGGCGCAAGTCCGAGGTGTACGAGACGATCTGCATCCACCAGACGCAACGCGACGAAAGGTGTGTTGTCACGATGCCCGGCCCAGGCAGCAAACCATTTATTGGTCTCAGTGTTGTAGTTCGTGAGAAGTCGAACCTCGTCAAAATTCTGCTGACTGAGAAGGGTCTTTGTCGGCCCGAGATCATCAGGCTCTGAAGGTCCAGAGCGAATAGCCTCCAGGATCTTTTTTGCCCGAGATGCAGACGAAGCGGCGGCCAGTGCCCGCAGGTCACTATGCCCAATCCACTGCACCAATACTCGCTTTTCCGCCATCCGCACCACTCCCGTTGTGAAATCACAACGGGGAGTTGTACTTCACCGAGATTAATAGCTCAATCTGGGAAGGCTGGAGCAGCACAGGGGAGAAAGACTGCAATGATTAGAGGGTGCGGAAGAACGATCACTCAAGTCAGAGAGCTCACAACCCCGAATACTTGAGCGTCTAAGCTCAACCGCCGGCAATCATGATTTCGGTATCGTTGAGAAGCGTGCCCGTCTCGAACTGCACGTTTTTGAGCGCGACCATGTACTCGGTCACTGCGAGATAATAACGGACCTGTGCTTCACTGAGGCGTCGCTGGGTATCGAGCAGCTCGACCAGACTGATCGGCAGCCCCGCTTCGCGGTTGGCTTCGAGTGTATCGAGCGCATCCTTCGCTGCGAGATATCGATTTAAACTCGTTTCTGCCAGGGCATAGGAGCGGTCGGTTTCGGCGATAACACTTAGCAGATCATGGATAATCTGGCGCTCCTGCTCGCGCAGTAATGCTTGGTCCCTCGCGATCTGCAGCTTTGCGTGCTGGACGGCCGCGTGTGCTTGTCGAAATCCAACAGGCATTCGGAATTCCAGGCCACCCTGATACTCTTGAAATCGTGTGTCGCCGATCTCTTCAAACGCGGATCCCGTCCCAGCGAGATCGGATCCCAATCCACGAATTCGATATGTCGATGTCAGGTCGAGTGTGGGCAGTAGGAAGTTCTTTGCAGCAAGCAATTCCATTTCCCGCCGCTTGACGAGCAGTCGCTGTTCTTGCAACTCAGCTCTCATCCGGATGGCTTGAGCTGACAGGGAATCGGTATCAAAAATCACCGGGGCAGTGGTGGGTTCATCAACGGGCCGCAGCAGCACTCCATCGCTAACAGGCAGTCCGATCAGCAATCGTAAACGACGTTCGCTCGCCAGGACGCCGCCAACCCCTGAGAACGTACCGCCGGAAGTCGCGTTGTAAATTTGCGTCCGCTGCACCAATTTCCCAGCGACTGCATCTTGGTATTCGCCTTGAAATCGGTAGTACTGCTCTCGGGCGAGCGCTTCTGCAGAGCCACCACGGCGATTCGAGGTTTTCTGGGCATCATAGCTGCGCCAAGTGAGGCGACTTCGTTCGAGAGCCTCGGCCCGGGCGTCGACATCGCGATAAGCAAACGCAAGATCCCAGTAGGCGTTGGCCACGTTGCTAATGTAGTTTCGGGTATTACGGCGGAACACCGCGACCGACATGTCGTTGTTGGTTTTAGCAATCAACACGCCATTGTAGACGCCTGGCAGGGCAGCCGCCCCGGCAATGCGGTTGAACGTAAGTCCACCTCCACGCAACAACGGTTGACGGATCTCAGCTTGAAACTGAGACTGCCACGCGCTTGGAACGAGGTTTCCCGTCGCGTTGTTCGCGTCGTAATCCGTCACACTGCGAAGCGCCAACTCAGCCCCCGTGGCCGTTCGCTTGGAGGTTTGAAAAACGTAGTCGTGTAGATCTTGCTGGAAGGCGTTGGCCCCCCCGCCGAAGAATCGGTTATTGAACTGGCGATCGTTGTTCTGCCATTGTCCCATCGCATACAGCTGAGCGTCGAACGCGGAGAGAGCCGCCTCGATACCGAGCTGCGGGTTGGTTTGCACCAGAGGTAAGGTCTGCTGACTAGCGACTTGCTCGGGAGCTCGCAGCACGGTGGCGTTGAGATCTCGAAGCACCTCCGAATTGGACAGCGCGATTAAGATCGTTTCACGCAGCGTCAAGTCGCGATAGGCTGCATTTTCGAGTGAAGTGGCATCTCGGATTGTGATCGGGGGCAGCGGTGCGGTCGTCAGCGCAATCGCTTCGGCGGCTTGCCCAGGAGGAGCCCCAGCGTCAACATTGGCCATGATCGCGTCGACGCAGGCGGTATCATTGCCAACCGTTTCAGGCAAGCTCTTGACGGCGCGACACCCCAACAGCCCCGCGAAGGCCGATAATAAAGCACCGGTGACAAGGGACCATAGGACAATGGAGAACAGCGGCCAGCGATGCCGCGAATCACGCAGTCGACGGGCAGACTCGACTCCATCACCGGCCAGCATGACCGGGGGTGAATCGGACATCAGTCCGTCCCCTAGCGATTCCCGTAACCCTGTTGCTCTGCCAGGATTCGGTTGGCCGGTCGATTTCGATGATGCGATCAAAATGCTGCGTTATAGAGTCGATGTCCGACAGATGTCACAATCCGTACACCCGTCTTTATTCGACGATTCCCTACGACTGCATCCAGTGAAATCGTTACGAAACGACGCCTCACTGTGTTTCACACCGTGAAACTCGAACGCGTGTACAAGATTCAGACCCCTACCAGTTAAGATACGTCGATGAGTCACCCGCCCGACCCCAACGCCGATCGTCTCAGTGAACGTTTCGAACTCGCGTGGCTACGCGGTACCGACGCTTTAGCGGATCCCATCGTTCGCGCGCAAAGTCTGTGTGGCGAAATCTCGCGGGTGGTCGCAGCCGATCGGGTTAGCTTTGTAGTCAAGCATGGTCCTACGTCCCAAGTCGTTGCCACGTCGACGACTCCAGCGATCGATCCGCGCTCCTCGGAGGCTGGCTGGTTGAGACAACTCGCCGACGAGGTGTGCCGCACAGGCACCGACGTTCAGGTGGAACGACAGTCGATAGAGATGCCTTCGGACCTGACGGATGCGACCGAGACCTTGGCGATCCCAGTCACCGACCGTGACTCGATTGACAACATCGAGGCGGCAATCGTACTGCAACGCTACACATCCAAACCAAACTCACTCGCCGCATCACTGGCCAGCACGCGGCGCGAGATCGACGTGGCCGCGACGGAGGTTGCGTCCGCATTGCGGCAACGGGCTGCCAAATCGGAGCGGCGAGCCACGGCATGGTGGCGACACGCCCCCAATTGGAAGCGTCTCGCCGTGGTCGCTGGGATCGGCATTGGTTTCGCATTGCTACTCAGCATTCCTGTTCCGTTCCGACTGTCTGTTGAGGGGCGACTGGAGCCAGCCAAGTCGTTTGGCGTCTTCGCACCCGCCGCCGGTACGCTCGTAGAAATGCACGCGAGTGACGGTGATGTCGTTGCCCAAGGTGCCGCCTTAGCAGAACTTCGTAGTGTCGAGATCGACCTCCAGCAAGAACGTCTCGTCGGCGAACTCGCTGCTGCGGAAACTGAGCTCGCCACATTGCGATTGCGGCAATCCGACTCGGCCGCCGCTGAGTCTACCCATGCCTCATCAATGGGTCATTCACAGGATGCAGCCCAAAGCCGATCGCGCCAGATGGTACTTCGTTCCCGCATTCATTCTTTGCAAGCACAAGCCGACCTCATGAGTGAGGTCCGAGAATCCTTGACGATTCGAGCGTCAATCGATGGTCGCATCATTCTCCGCGACGAACAATCCGAGCTGGTTGGCCAAACGATCAGCCAGAGCCAGTGGTTGATGCAGCTCGCTGATTTAACTGCTGGATATGCTGCCATCATCGATCTACCTGAAAACGACGACGCTTACCTACGCCGGGTGCTCAATACCGAGCAGGCTAACCCGATCAGCGACTTGCGGTTACTGGCATCTCCCGATGTCCAGTTCAGTTGCAGGGTTGGCCGCGTTGCCGATACTGTCCAGCTGAATGAACGAGGCAAAGCCGTGATTGAAGTCATCATTCCCATCGATGTCCCTCTACCGGATGATGTGCACGTCGGAGCCACCGTGGTTGGGACGATTGAAGTGGGCCGTCGCTCGTTAGGCTTCATCTGGTTTCGCCCCTTCATTGAATTTCTCCGGAGTTACGGATGGTAAACATCAATCTAAAACGGGAATTCGTCAAGATATTCGATTCTGCGTCAATGGCGTTACGACGTATGAGCGATAAGCGCGGCTCGTGGTCTCTTCTCCCCCAAACCCGCGTTCGTATTCCAACGGCGAATCAAATGCGTGTTACGCAGCGAATTCAAGCGTGCTTGTTCCTGCTTCCACTCCTCTTCATTCACGTTCAAGCAGTCGCTCAGACTCCAGATTCCGCTGGCAGCATCGGCGGTCTCGTCGTTGTTCTGATGGACGAAGCGTCCATTGCTGCGGCGATCGAAGGATCAGTTAGTGAAGTTGTTGTTGGGGAGGGAGAGACCGTCAGTGCCGGCGACGTCATCATCCAACTTGATGATCGTAAGGCACAACTGGAGCAATCTTTGGCTCAGCAGGCTGCTGAGATCGCAACTCATCGACAGGTGGAGACAAGTGCAGTGGACGCCGCCAAGGTGGCTGTCGCCGAGCAGGAGCAAACGATCGCCGAGCATGAAATCCGGAGTGAACTTAATCGCCGCCGCGCCGCGAATGAACTCAAAATTCAAGCCGCCGAGAAAGCAGAGTTGGTCGCGAAGAATGAGTGGCAGCGGGCTGAATCCGCTCGCCAGAACTTTGTCGACGCTGTGTCTGAGTCTGAAATCGAAGGGCTACAACTCGCCTACGAGCGCTGCCAACTGGAGACTCGAGAAGCCATCTTTCAACTTGAGATGGCGGCGATCGACGTGCGGCTCGACCAAGCCATGGGCAAAACCCTGCAGTGGCAACTCGAGTCCGCCCGTGTGAGCCTGCACGCTGCGAAAGCGGCAAACGAAGTGCGAGCACTCGAAGCAAAAATCCAAGGTCTCAAATTGGACTTGGCACGCGTGGTCAGTGACGACCACCATTTGCAATCGCCCATCGACGGTACGGTTGTCTCGATCTCCGCGGGCGTGGGAGACTGGGTCCGCAGCGGACAGGTTATCGCGAGAATCATTGGTCGTGAACGCCTTCGGGCCGAAGGCTACGTGACGTCCGAACATGCCCACAGGCTGCGAAACGCGAACAGTGTGGTCGTCAGGGTCACCAACAGTGACGGCACCACAATCCAACGCGATGGTGTCCAGCGTTTCGTGAGCCCCGAGCTGGATGCCGTGACCGGGGAGGTCCGCATCTGGATTGAATTTGATAACCGCGACGGCAAAATCTATCCTGGATCGAAAGCCTCGGTGGAGGCTCGCTGATGTCCGTCCCCCGTTTGCAGTTACGCCCCGATCTCATCATGCGGCGAATCTCCCTGCGTGATCGCTGTGTGTGGGTCCTGAAAGACCCGCTGTCGAGGCGACTTCATTTCTTTGAGGAGGCCGAATTTGCGATCTTGCGTCGCCTGCGAAGCAGCGTCGCATTTGCCAACTTAGCAGCGTATTACCGCGATCGCCTGCCGCCAGCCGTCCTGGCTCAATTTCTCTCGTCTGCCACCAGGGCTGGCATTCTCGTCACAACCGATGGCGTCGCAGCATCGCCGGCATGGCGACCCGCGCCACCACCGACCCGAACCGCCTGGTGGAAAAACCCGCTGGTGATTCGATTGCCAGGCATCACCCCAGACCGCCATGCACTGTTCCAGCTGTCGGCAGGTCTTTTTACCCCCAGCGGACGCCCGCGCCGGGGCAGACCAGCGCAGCTCCATCGAGCGACAAGGGGCAGTGATGCAGCCACCGCTCGCCTCGCACCCGAACCACAACAGATCGATGACCTCCGCTCTGTAGCAGCAGTACCTGACACATTGCGAACTGAGCGTGGAACGACGGTCGCCATCATGACAGTCGTGGCAGCGATCATCTTTCTCGCTGCCCTGAGCATCATGCTGCGGCAACAGGACTTCATCGATGACTTAGCGAACGCAGGTTCGCATTTGGCGGCGCCGTTGGCGAAGTCAACCAGCCCGTGGGCGACCGGGCCCCTGGCTAGCACACTGCTAGTGTTTGCTTCCGCAATTGCCGTCACAAAAATATTTCACGAACTCGCCCACGCGTGGGTCTGCCACAGGCTCGGTGGCCGCTGCCGCGAGATCGGCGTCCTGCTGTTATTTGGAATCCCGTGCTTGTACTGCGATGTCAGTGACGCATGGCTGATGCCGCGACGCCGAGATCGAATCCTCGTGTCCGCTGCAGGGGTAATCGCCGAGTGGATGGTAGCCGCTGTTGCCGCGCTCGTGTGGGCGGCAACTCGGCCGGGATTGCTGCATGATGTCTCCACGCTGATCGTCGTGGTGGCGTCCGTCAATACGTTCTTGATCAATGCCAACCCGCTACTGCGGTATGACGGCTACTACATCCTTTCGGACGCCACTGGCGTACCGAATCTTGCTGACGAAGCAAACCTTGCGATCCGCCGCACCTGGTCAAACTGGTGCGGTACTCGGAGCGAAAGTCCTGCATCCGCATCGCCCCAGAAGTGGTTGGTTGCCTATGGTATCGCCAGTAACGCCTACCGCCTGTTCGTATTAGGCGTGATCGGTTGGGCGGTATTCTCGTTCCTGAAGGTTTCGATTGGCTACGGTGCCGCATTACCGATCGTACTCGTACTCGGGTTTACAGTATTGCGGCAGCGGTGGGCCAACCTCGTGATGAGTGGACCACGCGCGCACCAGTCTCACGACGCCCGTTGGGGAGGCGGCATTCTATCGGTCGCAATCCTGCTCGGCATACTCGTGTTGACCTTGGTCCCGCTACCCCATAGCGTGCGGGTTGGCAGTCTGATTCGTCCGCTTGGTGAGCGACCAATCTATCTCTCGACTGCGGGAATCTTGCTCCCGCAGGAAACGGAAACTCAGGTCCGCCTGGATGACTGGCGGTTACGAATAAAGGAGTTGGCGTCGCGGGGTCGCATCGCAGAACTGGAGTCAGAGTTGGCTGCCAGTCGCGTTGATCGCATCGACCACCCTTCACTATCGTTGATCCAACCGATCCTCGCCGATCAGATCGCCAGCGAGCAGGAGAATCACCGCACGCTGGTCAATCGTCTTGATCAGCTCTCCATCTCCATAGCTCCCCAGGAAAAACTTTTTGCGCCGCCGCTACGGCACGTCTCTCGACAAGAACAAATCGCAGGCCGCTGGGGTTGGACCGGTACGCCACTCCAACCAGCCAACGTCGGTGCGACGCTGGGCGAGGGCACGCTCCTCGGTCGTGTCGGCAGTCCTGATCGCCGTGTCGCCTCACTCTATGTCCCCGAACATACCATCGACGAAGTCCGGATCGGGCAATCAGTCATATTCGGATATGGCGGCTTACCCCGGGGATCGATTCGCGGGCGAGTTGCATCGATCTCAGCAGACCCCGTCGATA of the Allorhodopirellula heiligendammensis genome contains:
- a CDS encoding TolC family protein, with translation MLAGDGVESARRLRDSRHRWPLFSIVLWSLVTGALLSAFAGLLGCRAVKSLPETVGNDTACVDAIMANVDAGAPPGQAAEAIALTTAPLPPITIRDATSLENAAYRDLTLRETILIALSNSEVLRDLNATVLRAPEQVASQQTLPLVQTNPQLGIEAALSAFDAQLYAMGQWQNNDRQFNNRFFGGGANAFQQDLHDYVFQTSKRTATGAELALRSVTDYDANNATGNLVPSAWQSQFQAEIRQPLLRGGGLTFNRIAGAAALPGVYNGVLIAKTNNDMSVAVFRRNTRNYISNVANAYWDLAFAYRDVDARAEALERSRLTWRSYDAQKTSNRRGGSAEALAREQYYRFQGEYQDAVAGKLVQRTQIYNATSGGTFSGVGGVLASERRLRLLIGLPVSDGVLLRPVDEPTTAPVIFDTDSLSAQAIRMRAELQEQRLLVKRREMELLAAKNFLLPTLDLTSTYRIRGLGSDLAGTGSAFEEIGDTRFQEYQGGLEFRMPVGFRQAHAAVQHAKLQIARDQALLREQERQIIHDLLSVIAETDRSYALAETSLNRYLAAKDALDTLEANREAGLPISLVELLDTQRRLSEAQVRYYLAVTEYMVALKNVQFETGTLLNDTEIMIAGG
- a CDS encoding HlyD family secretion protein, coding for MRVTQRIQACLFLLPLLFIHVQAVAQTPDSAGSIGGLVVVLMDEASIAAAIEGSVSEVVVGEGETVSAGDVIIQLDDRKAQLEQSLAQQAAEIATHRQVETSAVDAAKVAVAEQEQTIAEHEIRSELNRRRAANELKIQAAEKAELVAKNEWQRAESARQNFVDAVSESEIEGLQLAYERCQLETREAIFQLEMAAIDVRLDQAMGKTLQWQLESARVSLHAAKAANEVRALEAKIQGLKLDLARVVSDDHHLQSPIDGTVVSISAGVGDWVRSGQVIARIIGRERLRAEGYVTSEHAHRLRNANSVVVRVTNSDGTTIQRDGVQRFVSPELDAVTGEVRIWIEFDNRDGKIYPGSKASVEAR
- a CDS encoding efflux RND transporter periplasmic adaptor subunit gives rise to the protein MSHPPDPNADRLSERFELAWLRGTDALADPIVRAQSLCGEISRVVAADRVSFVVKHGPTSQVVATSTTPAIDPRSSEAGWLRQLADEVCRTGTDVQVERQSIEMPSDLTDATETLAIPVTDRDSIDNIEAAIVLQRYTSKPNSLAASLASTRREIDVAATEVASALRQRAAKSERRATAWWRHAPNWKRLAVVAGIGIGFALLLSIPVPFRLSVEGRLEPAKSFGVFAPAAGTLVEMHASDGDVVAQGAALAELRSVEIDLQQERLVGELAAAETELATLRLRQSDSAAAESTHASSMGHSQDAAQSRSRQMVLRSRIHSLQAQADLMSEVRESLTIRASIDGRIILRDEQSELVGQTISQSQWLMQLADLTAGYAAIIDLPENDDAYLRRVLNTEQANPISDLRLLASPDVQFSCRVGRVADTVQLNERGKAVIEVIIPIDVPLPDDVHVGATVVGTIEVGRRSLGFIWFRPFIEFLRSYGW